Proteins co-encoded in one Metabacillus sp. KUDC1714 genomic window:
- the brnQ gene encoding branched-chain amino acid transport system II carrier protein, translating to MNKKMSGKETVVIGLMLFALFFGAGNMIFPPALGQQAGEHVWSAICGFLITGVGLPFLGILAIALTGSDVQTLGEKVHPKFGIIFSIVLYLTIGPLFGIPRTGTVAYEIGITPFLPSSFENSWVSLLVYTLLFFGITFWLALNPSKLIDRIGKILTPALILILILLTVKALLTPMGGLEVPTGVYLEGAFFKGFLEGYLTMDTLSALVFGIVIISAVKERGIVKRKEITIVSLKAGIIAAIGLIFVYISLSYIGATSVSSLGYSENGGVILSGAANILFGSLGNVVLGLAITFACLTTSVGLVSACGNYLSKVFPTISYKKIILVITIFSTCIANFGLSQLISFSVPLLVTIYPLAIVLIILSFFDIAFGIKSIVYIISLSATVIFSIVDGLNATNLNLSVINDWLSYIPLFNIGMGWLVPAIIGAIIGYIISNFKTGK from the coding sequence ATGAATAAAAAAATGTCCGGTAAGGAGACAGTCGTTATCGGCTTAATGCTTTTTGCACTATTTTTCGGAGCAGGTAATATGATTTTCCCACCTGCATTAGGTCAACAAGCAGGTGAACATGTATGGAGTGCTATTTGCGGATTTTTAATTACAGGTGTTGGTCTTCCTTTTTTAGGTATACTAGCAATTGCTTTAACTGGCAGTGATGTCCAAACATTAGGTGAAAAGGTCCATCCAAAATTCGGTATCATCTTTTCTATTGTTTTATATTTAACAATTGGACCGCTATTTGGAATTCCTCGAACTGGAACAGTTGCCTATGAAATTGGAATTACACCCTTTTTACCAAGTTCATTTGAAAATAGTTGGGTTTCTTTACTTGTTTATACGCTTCTCTTTTTTGGAATCACATTTTGGTTAGCTTTAAACCCAAGCAAGCTTATTGATAGAATTGGAAAAATTCTTACTCCTGCTTTAATTCTAATTCTTATCTTATTGACAGTAAAAGCACTTCTTACACCAATGGGAGGATTAGAAGTTCCTACAGGTGTGTATTTGGAAGGAGCATTTTTCAAAGGATTTTTAGAAGGGTACTTAACGATGGATACGTTAAGTGCATTAGTATTTGGAATTGTCATTATTTCTGCAGTAAAAGAACGTGGTATCGTAAAACGAAAAGAAATAACAATAGTCTCATTAAAAGCAGGTATCATTGCAGCAATTGGTTTAATTTTTGTCTATATTTCACTCTCATATATTGGGGCAACAAGTGTCTCTTCTCTAGGCTACTCAGAAAATGGTGGTGTAATATTATCAGGTGCTGCTAATATTCTATTTGGGTCTTTAGGAAATGTTGTTCTAGGATTAGCGATAACTTTTGCTTGCTTAACAACAAGCGTTGGTTTAGTTTCAGCATGCGGGAATTACTTATCAAAGGTTTTTCCTACCATCTCATATAAAAAAATAATTTTGGTTATTACCATTTTTAGCACTTGTATTGCAAATTTTGGATTATCGCAACTTATTTCATTTTCAGTTCCACTATTAGTTACGATTTATCCCCTAGCGATTGTTCTAATTATATTGTCTTTCTTTGACATTGCTTTTGGAATAAAATCAATTGTCTATATTATTAGTTTATCTGCTACAGTTATATTTAGTATTGTCGATGGCCTAAATGCAACTAATCTAAATCTATCGGTCATAAATGACTGGCTTTCCTATATCCCTCTTTTCAATATAGGTATGGGATGGTTAGTTCCCGCGATTATCGGTGCTATAATTGGATATATTATTTCTAATTTCAAGACTGGAAAATAA
- a CDS encoding ASCH domain-containing protein: MTNHDVHNTLPPKTCSVERLVTMEEDVNKVLEGKKTATRRNGRYADVGEIMELKDKKFKVDRVYSQSLGELTDEHAKQEGFDTVEEYKQSILSYHPGMPWLPQMRVWVHEFSPVSE; encoded by the coding sequence ATGACTAATCATGATGTACATAATACATTACCACCAAAGACATGCTCTGTTGAGCGACTTGTAACTATGGAGGAAGATGTTAACAAAGTACTTGAAGGTAAGAAAACAGCGACTCGCCGTAATGGTAGATATGCCGACGTTGGAGAAATTATGGAACTAAAGGATAAGAAATTCAAGGTAGATCGCGTGTATTCTCAATCTTTAGGCGAATTAACTGATGAGCATGCAAAACAGGAAGGATTTGATACTGTAGAAGAATATAAGCAATCTATTTTATCTTATCATCCAGGAATGCCTTGGCTTCCGCAAATGAGAGTTTGGGTGCATGAGTTTAGCCCAGTTAGTGAGTAA
- a CDS encoding YbaN family protein, translated as MIIRIKNYSYIFFGFIFLGLGMLGIILPLLPTTPLLLLASVCFVRGSKKFEVWFKSTKLYKKHLEEFVKNKAMTIRQKVTILLSADCMIAIPFILLDSFLIRMLLILIVGYKYYYFICKINTIKAS; from the coding sequence ATGATCATAAGAATAAAAAATTATAGCTATATCTTCTTTGGATTTATTTTCCTAGGTTTAGGAATGTTAGGAATTATCTTACCTTTATTGCCGACTACACCATTATTGCTTTTAGCTTCGGTATGTTTTGTCAGAGGGTCTAAGAAGTTCGAAGTTTGGTTTAAAAGCACGAAACTATATAAGAAGCATTTGGAAGAGTTTGTTAAAAATAAGGCAATGACAATAAGGCAAAAAGTGACTATTTTGTTATCTGCTGATTGTATGATTGCGATCCCTTTTATTTTATTAGATAGCTTTCTGATAAGAATGCTATTAATTTTAATCGTTGGTTATAAATATTATTATTTCATCTGTAAAATAAATACAATAAAAGCATCATAG
- a CDS encoding MCP four helix bundle domain-containing protein, with translation MKMLYNMKISTKLLVLIIISTLSLGIVGSVGYKYMKEMALGSEIIYHENLLPIEWLGQIRTNNRAIDSYTLESMLTKDANKYEELMNQMKKASTENVTYIY, from the coding sequence ATGAAAATGTTATACAACATGAAAATTAGCACAAAATTATTAGTATTAATTATCATTTCCACATTATCACTTGGTATTGTCGGATCAGTAGGCTACAAATATATGAAAGAAATGGCACTGGGCTCAGAAATTATCTATCATGAGAATTTATTACCAATCGAATGGTTAGGTCAAATCAGAACAAACAATCGAGCGATTGATTCTTATACGTTAGAATCGATGTTAACGAAGGATGCAAATAAATACGAAGAGTTAATGAATCAAATGAAGAAAGCAAGTACTGAAAATGTTACCTACATTTATTAA
- a CDS encoding helix-turn-helix domain-containing protein → MHEVTLFSNSLPLIREIGHMWDNEGTSGHPDRLMENIHVFVYVKKGTIQVIEDGVEYQLNGGSYLFLRKNVPHWGKTLYSPGTEWYYIHFYDSHQQNNMDETSEYSHYQQSSLILEETYHSHINLPKQGKVLNPEYTELHLKKLNEDYMSPHPIRPLYLSVITYQFFIDLYANRLEESKKTKQHRIVGKMIELFSNTASKKLSSKEIANRLGMNYAYLSYLFKKETGKSITQFQDELLIEKAITMLKKETINISEVSNALGFSNPFYFSRVFKKVTGVSPTIYLNQTYRN, encoded by the coding sequence ATGCATGAAGTTACTTTGTTTTCAAACAGCCTACCTCTTATTAGAGAAATTGGTCATATGTGGGATAATGAGGGAACAAGCGGACATCCAGATCGACTTATGGAAAACATACATGTTTTTGTTTATGTTAAAAAAGGGACGATTCAAGTTATTGAAGATGGAGTTGAGTATCAATTAAATGGAGGCTCATATCTTTTTCTCAGAAAAAATGTACCTCATTGGGGTAAAACTTTATACTCTCCAGGTACGGAATGGTATTATATTCATTTTTATGATTCACACCAACAGAACAACATGGATGAAACCTCAGAATATTCACATTACCAGCAATCTTCATTGATCTTGGAGGAAACCTATCATTCTCATATTAACTTACCAAAGCAAGGAAAGGTTTTAAATCCTGAGTATACCGAACTACATCTAAAGAAGCTTAATGAGGATTACATGTCACCTCATCCAATTCGTCCACTTTATTTAAGTGTGATAACCTATCAATTCTTCATCGATTTATATGCAAATAGATTAGAAGAGTCCAAAAAGACCAAACAACATCGAATTGTCGGTAAAATGATTGAGCTTTTTAGTAATACAGCTTCCAAAAAATTGTCCAGTAAGGAAATTGCAAACAGGCTCGGAATGAACTACGCATACTTATCTTATTTGTTTAAAAAAGAAACTGGTAAAAGCATTACCCAATTCCAGGATGAGCTCTTAATCGAAAAAGCCATTACGATGTTAAAAAAGGAAACGATCAATATTTCCGAAGTAAGTAATGCCTTAGGTTTTTCTAATCCATTTTATTTCAGTCGAGTGTTTAAAAAAGTTACAGGAGTCTCGCCAACTATTTACTTAAATCAAACTTATCGGAACTAA
- a CDS encoding beta-L-arabinofuranosidase domain-containing protein: MKNVNLLNGIFKDSQEKGKEYLIYLDVDRLVASCYEAASKITKKPRYGGWESTGISGHSIGHWLSAAATMYSLTLDLTLKEKLEYAVDELAHIQSFDEDGYVSGFPRTCFDKVFTGEFEVDNFSLGGGWVPWYSIHKIYAGLIDTYQLTGNKKALEVVIKLADWAKKGTDKLNDEQFQKMLTCEHGGMNEAMADLYTITQNQAYLDLAIRFCHKAVLDPLSKGVDELQGKHANTQIPKVIGAAKLYDITGDEVFKRMAVYFWTQVTNHRSYVIGGNSINEHFGPENTEELGIQTTETCNTYNMLKLTEHLFHWSQRSEYIDYYEKALYNHILASQDPDSGMKTYFVSTQPGHFKVYCTPDESFWCCTGTGMENPARYTRNIYYRDHDEVYINLFIASEIYLEDKNLKLRQETTFPESDKTKLIFESATDESITIHIRVPNWVSGNMIATVNEQESYTYSENGYITIKGQWNVGDRIDIQLPMDLHLSKTKNDPKKAAILYGPIVLAGALGTEDFPETDILADHLKLNNHPLIEVPDLITGEKDLSKWIKPIEGEPLAFKTAAVGQPGNRSVKLIPFYKLHHQRYTLYWNIMDEIAYQTFVDKEKEDADRLRAITVDVVNPNEQQPEVEHSIKKKNSRSGFLNLFNRGWRDSINGGFFSYEMAVLSDKPVYLLVTYSGNDASLHEDGKAHSREFDILIDGSQIAHQTLHANHPGKLFDICYDIPLTLTNGKEKVEVKFASEEGKVAGGVYGVRVINDKKGW; this comes from the coding sequence ATGAAAAATGTAAACTTATTAAACGGTATTTTCAAAGATTCCCAGGAAAAGGGTAAGGAATATCTCATCTATCTTGATGTCGATCGCCTTGTTGCTTCATGCTATGAAGCTGCTTCAAAAATCACTAAAAAACCTAGGTATGGTGGCTGGGAATCAACTGGAATTAGTGGGCATTCAATTGGCCATTGGCTATCAGCAGCCGCAACGATGTATTCATTAACACTAGATTTAACCTTAAAAGAGAAGCTAGAATACGCTGTAGATGAGCTTGCGCACATACAATCATTCGATGAAGATGGATATGTAAGCGGGTTTCCTAGAACCTGCTTTGATAAAGTTTTCACTGGCGAATTTGAAGTAGATAACTTCAGTCTCGGTGGTGGTTGGGTACCATGGTATAGCATTCACAAAATTTATGCTGGATTAATCGATACTTATCAGTTAACTGGAAATAAAAAAGCGCTTGAAGTCGTAATTAAGCTTGCAGACTGGGCGAAAAAGGGAACAGATAAACTTAATGATGAGCAGTTTCAAAAAATGCTGACTTGTGAACATGGTGGAATGAATGAAGCAATGGCAGATCTCTACACCATTACACAAAACCAAGCTTACTTAGATCTTGCGATTCGATTTTGTCATAAAGCGGTGCTTGATCCACTTTCTAAAGGAGTCGATGAGCTTCAAGGCAAGCATGCCAATACACAAATACCTAAAGTAATCGGTGCGGCAAAGTTATATGACATTACAGGTGACGAAGTCTTTAAAAGGATGGCTGTGTATTTCTGGACACAAGTCACTAATCATCGTTCCTATGTCATTGGCGGAAATAGTATAAATGAGCATTTTGGTCCAGAAAACACGGAAGAGCTTGGTATCCAAACAACAGAAACTTGTAATACCTATAACATGCTAAAGCTTACAGAACACTTATTTCATTGGTCTCAAAGAAGCGAATATATTGATTACTATGAAAAAGCTCTATATAACCATATTCTTGCATCACAGGATCCTGATTCAGGAATGAAGACGTATTTTGTCTCAACACAGCCAGGTCATTTTAAAGTTTACTGTACTCCTGATGAATCCTTTTGGTGCTGTACAGGTACGGGCATGGAAAACCCGGCAAGATATACGAGGAATATTTATTATCGTGATCATGATGAAGTATATATTAATTTATTTATTGCGTCTGAAATTTACTTGGAAGATAAAAATTTAAAACTTAGACAAGAAACGACTTTTCCAGAGTCAGATAAAACGAAGCTCATTTTTGAAAGTGCTACAGATGAAAGTATAACCATCCATATAAGAGTACCAAACTGGGTATCTGGTAATATGATCGCAACTGTAAATGAGCAAGAGAGCTACACATACTCTGAAAATGGATATATAACCATTAAGGGCCAATGGAATGTAGGGGATCGGATCGATATTCAGCTACCAATGGATTTACACCTATCAAAAACTAAAAATGATCCAAAGAAAGCTGCAATTCTATATGGGCCGATCGTATTGGCAGGAGCATTAGGAACAGAGGATTTTCCTGAAACAGATATATTAGCTGACCATCTAAAACTGAACAATCATCCATTAATAGAAGTACCAGACCTTATCACTGGAGAAAAGGATTTATCAAAGTGGATTAAACCTATTGAAGGTGAACCTTTAGCATTTAAAACAGCTGCTGTTGGGCAACCAGGAAATAGAAGTGTCAAACTTATCCCATTTTATAAGCTCCATCATCAGCGGTATACTTTGTATTGGAACATAATGGATGAAATAGCTTATCAAACGTTCGTTGACAAAGAAAAGGAAGATGCTGATCGACTAAGAGCAATTACTGTTGATGTCGTAAATCCGAATGAACAACAACCAGAGGTAGAACACTCAATTAAAAAGAAAAACTCAAGATCGGGTTTCTTAAACCTTTTCAATCGTGGATGGAGGGACAGCATAAATGGGGGATTTTTTAGTTATGAAATGGCGGTATTATCTGACAAACCGGTGTATCTACTAGTTACGTATAGTGGAAACGATGCATCTCTACACGAAGATGGGAAAGCACATTCACGTGAATTTGATATTTTAATAGATGGTTCACAGATAGCCCATCAAACACTACATGCGAACCATCCTGGTAAACTATTTGATATTTGTTATGACATTCCATTAACGCTTACGAATGGGAAGGAAAAAGTAGAAGTGAAGTTTGCTTCAGAGGAAGGTAAAGTTGCTGGAGGAGTATATGGGGTTAGGGTTATTAATGACAAGAAAGGTTGGTAG
- a CDS encoding DUF3298 and DUF4163 domain-containing protein, which translates to MLYIIEDRVNMQQMPKFEYDKPSFMKKDLMTMVQYRLPIPIQTYDVLAHKLSIYYPQLLLVNKAHQQIINQTIYRIVYTLFSNINEQGYYQPGITEMIGNYEVKNNQRGIVSITLSNFANMPTLAHPVTFLDSLTTDVRTGKIYQLKDLFKENSPYRERINKLIEIQIKERDIPLLNSYTGIRPNQKYYIADKALIIYFDMYQITPGYVGFPMFPIGSYQLQDIIEDTSPLGILLPD; encoded by the coding sequence ATGCTTTACATAATCGAAGACAGAGTCAATATGCAACAAATGCCTAAATTTGAATACGATAAACCATCATTCATGAAAAAGGATTTGATGACAATGGTACAATATCGTTTACCAATACCTATTCAAACATACGATGTTTTAGCTCATAAGCTTTCCATTTATTATCCTCAGCTTTTACTAGTAAACAAAGCCCATCAACAAATAATTAATCAAACAATTTATCGAATAGTATATACTTTGTTCTCTAATATAAATGAACAAGGTTATTATCAACCTGGTATAACCGAGATGATTGGTAATTATGAAGTTAAAAATAATCAACGCGGGATTGTCAGTATCACATTAAGTAATTTTGCCAATATGCCAACACTTGCACATCCTGTCACCTTTTTGGATTCTCTCACAACAGATGTTCGCACCGGGAAAATATATCAGTTAAAAGATCTGTTTAAAGAAAACAGTCCTTATAGAGAACGAATTAACAAATTGATCGAGATACAAATAAAAGAACGTGACATCCCACTTTTAAACTCCTATACAGGCATTCGCCCTAATCAAAAATACTATATTGCTGACAAAGCCCTCATTATTTATTTTGATATGTATCAGATCACACCAGGTTATGTTGGATTTCCAATGTTTCCTATAGGGAGTTATCAACTACAAGATATCATTGAAGACACAAGTCCACTTGGTATATTGCTTCCCGATTGA
- a CDS encoding (deoxy)nucleoside triphosphate pyrophosphohydrolase, producing MKIKIKVVAAIIENDQNEILCALRSPSMSLPNMWEFPGGKMEKGEDFYIAIEREINEELDCKIEAQNIFHENTHEYESFSIHLICMKCRITNGDPIPNEHSKLIWLKKENLCSLKWAPADIPAVEQLMKEK from the coding sequence ATGAAAATAAAAATAAAAGTAGTCGCTGCAATTATTGAAAATGACCAAAATGAAATACTTTGCGCATTAAGATCACCGAGCATGTCATTACCGAACATGTGGGAATTTCCTGGAGGTAAGATGGAAAAAGGTGAGGATTTTTATATAGCTATTGAAAGAGAAATCAATGAAGAGCTAGACTGTAAAATTGAAGCACAAAATATCTTTCATGAAAACACTCATGAATACGAATCATTTAGCATTCATTTGATTTGCATGAAATGTAGGATCACAAATGGAGATCCAATTCCAAATGAACATTCAAAATTGATTTGGTTGAAAAAAGAAAATCTATGTTCCCTAAAGTGGGCTCCTGCGGATATTCCAGCTGTGGAACAATTAATGAAGGAAAAGTAG
- a CDS encoding endonuclease/exonuclease/phosphatase family protein — protein MKKWLNPYFLVAIIMMLLGTVFSGTSNVLASENNEQTSEVNLKVMTYNLRYLNNNDPSPHTWAERLPAIKKLIRMERPDIIGTQEVLYQQLKDLNDSLPDYEWIGLGREGGNKGEYSAIFYNENRYSPLEYDHFWLSDTPNVIGSKSWGNSIPRMVTWAKFLDKQSDQQFYVVNTHFDHQSAEAREKSAELIIEEIKAFDSELPVVLTGDFNTSPNSLPHQTLTSDGAFSDTWDTAKVRMNENLGTFNGFRDPTGGGPERRIDWVLAKGNVVANSFEILDYYKNGQFPSDHYPVIVDLAFPY, from the coding sequence ATGAAAAAGTGGTTAAATCCTTATTTTTTAGTAGCAATTATCATGATGTTGTTAGGTACAGTCTTTTCAGGAACATCAAATGTGTTAGCTTCAGAAAACAATGAACAAACATCTGAGGTGAATTTGAAGGTAATGACGTATAACTTAAGGTATTTGAATAACAATGACCCTTCACCACATACTTGGGCAGAAAGGTTACCAGCTATAAAAAAATTGATCCGAATGGAACGACCAGATATTATTGGAACTCAGGAAGTATTGTATCAACAACTTAAGGATCTTAATGATAGTTTACCTGATTATGAATGGATTGGTTTAGGGCGTGAGGGAGGCAATAAAGGAGAATATTCAGCTATTTTTTATAACGAAAACCGCTACTCTCCTTTAGAGTATGATCATTTTTGGTTATCAGATACACCCAATGTCATTGGATCAAAGTCGTGGGGGAACTCAATTCCACGTATGGTCACTTGGGCGAAATTTCTTGATAAGCAGAGCGATCAACAATTTTATGTTGTGAACACTCATTTTGATCACCAATCTGCAGAGGCAAGAGAGAAAAGTGCTGAATTAATAATAGAAGAGATTAAAGCATTTGATTCTGAATTACCGGTTGTATTAACAGGGGACTTTAATACAAGCCCAAATAGTCTGCCACATCAAACATTAACAAGTGATGGAGCATTTTCCGATACATGGGATACAGCAAAGGTAAGAATGAATGAAAACCTAGGTACCTTTAATGGATTCCGTGATCCAACTGGTGGAGGACCGGAAAGACGAATTGATTGGGTTCTTGCTAAAGGTAACGTTGTAGCAAATTCTTTTGAAATTCTAGACTATTATAAAAATGGTCAATTTCCAAGTGATCATTATCCTGTAATCGTTGATTTAGCTTTTCCTTACTAA
- a CDS encoding transglutaminase family protein, which yields MKLQITHLTRYTYQEPVMDSINEVRLTPRSDDHQECSEHRILVKPEVPLFSYTDYFGNTVHHFTIPSPHHELTIESRSIVDTVETFKDMVHPIPYETETDILASDTFQNQYAEYLMETDFTRITPELRIFCAETVHTYKVKSIYHLLEQISNLLYSNLTYDTGATHVHTTVEETLRLKRGVCQDYAHLMIAICRLYNIPTRYVSGYQFIGDIHDDQTEEVQHASHAWIEAYVPIVGWIGFDPTNNGKINWRYVKIGHGRNYRDIVPVKGVYQGLGEQKLEVSVDVKVLMDDSKNKKII from the coding sequence GTGAAATTGCAAATTACCCATCTTACAAGATACACTTATCAAGAACCAGTAATGGACAGCATTAATGAGGTCCGTCTCACGCCTAGATCTGATGATCATCAAGAATGCAGCGAACATAGGATCTTAGTTAAACCAGAAGTACCCCTATTTTCTTACACAGATTATTTCGGGAATACTGTCCATCATTTTACAATACCTTCACCACATCACGAACTTACAATTGAATCACGTTCAATCGTAGATACAGTTGAGACTTTCAAAGATATGGTGCACCCTATACCCTATGAAACAGAAACCGATATTCTAGCTAGTGATACATTTCAAAATCAGTATGCAGAGTACTTAATGGAAACAGATTTTACCCGAATTACACCTGAATTACGAATATTTTGTGCTGAAACGGTTCATACATACAAAGTAAAAAGTATATATCATTTGCTAGAGCAAATTTCAAATTTGCTCTACTCTAATCTGACATATGATACAGGTGCCACACATGTCCATACAACAGTTGAAGAAACATTGCGTCTTAAAAGAGGTGTTTGTCAAGATTATGCCCATTTAATGATTGCAATTTGCCGTCTTTATAACATACCGACAAGATATGTTAGTGGATATCAGTTTATTGGTGATATTCATGATGATCAAACAGAAGAAGTCCAGCACGCCTCTCACGCATGGATCGAAGCCTATGTTCCAATCGTAGGTTGGATCGGCTTCGATCCGACTAATAATGGGAAAATTAATTGGCGTTATGTAAAAATTGGGCATGGCCGTAATTACAGAGATATTGTTCCAGTAAAAGGGGTTTACCAGGGTTTAGGTGAACAAAAATTAGAGGTTTCCGTTGATGTAAAAGTTTTAATGGATGATAGTAAGAATAAAAAAATTATTTAG
- a CDS encoding alpha-E domain-containing protein, which yields MMNRCAELLFWVGRYFERIENHTRLIDVNYHMRHELKRNADEEDYMWERLVSSIGSVNAFNNKFETINEKTVIQFLTFDKTNTNSIFSCVHQTRTNMRALRQLLPNEMWDITNTFYLWLKEQDIDSAMEQSPYLFYQRIREWLSIFNGTADSIMVRNQEWNFIQAGKHLERAENILRILYSIYLNFMEDGSLLKDKHNYNRMIVLLKSVGGYEGFRKFHANNVTFEKVVEYMMLNPTFPRSVNFALTSLESNLQSIKQQDYNFVLLSDQALDLTVKIREILAGVQGELYGLDLLYQMLVSCDQLGDTISKTFFQEEFVGA from the coding sequence ATGATGAACCGTTGTGCGGAATTACTATTTTGGGTAGGTCGTTATTTCGAAAGAATTGAGAATCATACGAGGTTAATCGATGTCAACTATCATATGCGACATGAATTAAAAAGAAATGCAGATGAAGAAGACTATATGTGGGAACGTTTAGTTTCATCAATTGGAAGTGTAAATGCTTTCAACAATAAATTTGAAACAATTAATGAGAAAACTGTTATTCAATTTTTAACATTTGATAAAACAAACACAAATTCAATTTTTTCATGTGTTCACCAAACTAGAACAAATATGCGAGCATTGAGACAATTGCTTCCTAATGAAATGTGGGATATTACGAATACTTTTTACCTTTGGTTAAAAGAACAAGATATAGACTCTGCAATGGAACAATCACCTTATCTTTTCTATCAACGTATCAGAGAGTGGTTGTCAATCTTTAACGGCACAGCCGATTCTATAATGGTTCGTAATCAAGAGTGGAATTTCATTCAAGCTGGGAAGCATTTAGAGCGGGCCGAGAATATTCTCAGGATTCTCTACTCAATCTATCTTAATTTTATGGAGGATGGCTCTTTACTAAAAGACAAACATAATTACAATCGTATGATCGTGTTGTTAAAGTCTGTCGGTGGATATGAAGGCTTCAGAAAATTTCATGCAAATAATGTTACGTTTGAAAAAGTAGTAGAGTATATGATGCTTAACCCTACTTTTCCACGTTCAGTAAATTTTGCTTTAACCTCGTTAGAGTCTAATTTACAATCTATTAAACAACAAGATTATAATTTTGTCCTTTTATCAGACCAAGCGCTTGATTTAACTGTAAAAATTAGAGAGATTCTTGCTGGAGTTCAGGGAGAACTATATGGTTTAGATTTGCTTTATCAAATGCTTGTTTCATGTGATCAACTAGGTGATACAATCTCAAAAACATTTTTTCAGGAGGAGTTCGTCGGAGCGTGA